From a single Planctellipticum variicoloris genomic region:
- a CDS encoding HNH endonuclease: MKRRAICRTVRKQVRERWPQCAYCRREYGNRYDEHFTIDHAVPLSKGGRDHPDNFIGCCRACNWSKRDRSPGEWAADVLAAAARFDEAKAECVAALNATLGPLTDGSVSLMPGNDRRPHSRDLRPAGERAAGQQNGHCGKFATM, from the coding sequence ATGAAACGACGCGCAATCTGCCGAACAGTCAGAAAGCAAGTTCGCGAGCGATGGCCGCAGTGTGCCTACTGCCGGCGCGAGTACGGCAACCGGTACGACGAGCACTTCACGATCGACCACGCCGTCCCGCTGTCCAAGGGCGGCAGAGATCATCCGGACAACTTCATCGGCTGCTGCCGGGCGTGCAACTGGTCGAAGCGGGACAGGTCACCCGGGGAATGGGCCGCCGACGTCCTGGCAGCCGCTGCCCGGTTCGATGAGGCCAAGGCGGAATGTGTCGCCGCGCTCAACGCCACGCTGGGACCGCTGACCGACGGGTCGGTTTCGTTGATGCCTGGCAATGATCGCCGCCCGCATTCGCGAGATCTACGACCGGCAGGCGAAAGAGCGGCAGGGCAGCAGAACGGACATTGTGGCAAATTTGCCACAATGTGA
- a CDS encoding tyrosine-type recombinase/integrase, which produces MARARTTVEDVIRAFEKEQLPKYQTAEGRPNAEQACYLGVFRILRDLCPDLPAAKFGPLMLRKVRDAMVAKGWCRRYINQQVCRCRFLFKWAISFELAPPSVIEALRCLPPLKPGESAARESKLKVAVPEDHIAKVRERMRPQHRDILDLLLLTGCRPGELLGLKAGDIDCSVAPWRFDMQAHKTKHKGKRRVLFFNATAQAILARYLVDEHGQPLPVGTKLFPVNRQGYAEVIFRACVRAEVPLFTPHQLRHTTATRVVDQLGVEAARNLLGHSGVAMTRHYSLTADAQAIAAVAALG; this is translated from the coding sequence ATGGCACGTGCACGTACCACGGTTGAGGACGTCATCCGCGCGTTCGAGAAAGAGCAGTTGCCGAAGTATCAGACCGCCGAGGGCAGGCCGAATGCCGAGCAGGCATGTTACCTGGGGGTGTTTCGCATCCTGCGCGACCTCTGCCCGGATCTGCCGGCGGCGAAATTCGGCCCGCTGATGCTCCGCAAGGTCCGGGACGCGATGGTCGCAAAGGGCTGGTGTCGGCGGTACATCAATCAGCAGGTCTGCCGCTGCCGATTCCTGTTCAAATGGGCGATATCGTTCGAGCTGGCCCCGCCGTCAGTCATCGAGGCTTTGCGGTGCCTTCCTCCGCTGAAGCCGGGCGAGTCTGCGGCACGCGAGTCGAAGCTGAAGGTGGCCGTTCCGGAAGATCACATCGCCAAGGTCCGCGAGCGGATGCGCCCGCAGCACAGGGACATTCTCGATTTATTGCTGCTGACCGGCTGCCGACCCGGCGAGCTGCTGGGGCTGAAGGCGGGGGACATCGATTGCAGCGTTGCGCCATGGCGGTTCGACATGCAGGCGCACAAAACCAAGCATAAGGGGAAGCGCCGAGTTCTGTTCTTCAACGCGACGGCGCAGGCCATCCTGGCAAGGTATCTCGTCGACGAGCACGGCCAGCCGCTGCCCGTCGGGACGAAGCTGTTCCCGGTCAACCGGCAGGGTTACGCCGAGGTGATTTTCCGCGCCTGCGTCCGCGCCGAAGTCCCGCTCTTCACGCCGCACCAGTTGCGTCACACCACGGCCACCCGCGTGGTCGACCAGCTTGGCGTCGAAGCTGCCCGGAACCTGCTCGGGCACTCTGGCGTGGCGATGACCCGGCACTACTCCTTGACCGCCGACGCGCAGGCCATCGCGGCCGTTGCGGCGCTGGGCTGA
- a CDS encoding DUF6941 family protein, with protein sequence MKTPVCSTIIVCDEIRQCAETGKVSAIGIVAQFAAPSFPAAAEFGIFVAMTSGQGYVPFIVEIVDVAEEHVLTRFERFANLSNPMHTHQFCGKVKIVWPVAGVYLLRLVCGGVEIGCRRINVIQPDASA encoded by the coding sequence GTGAAAACCCCAGTCTGCTCAACGATTATCGTGTGCGACGAAATCCGGCAGTGTGCCGAAACGGGCAAGGTGTCGGCCATCGGGATCGTCGCGCAGTTCGCGGCCCCGTCGTTTCCCGCTGCGGCAGAGTTCGGCATTTTCGTTGCCATGACCAGCGGGCAAGGCTACGTCCCGTTCATCGTCGAAATCGTCGACGTCGCGGAAGAACACGTCCTGACGCGATTCGAGCGGTTCGCGAATCTGTCGAACCCGATGCACACGCACCAGTTCTGCGGCAAGGTGAAAATCGTCTGGCCGGTTGCTGGTGTCTACCTGCTGCGGCTCGTCTGCGGTGGAGTGGAAATCGGCTGCCGGCGGATCAACGTCATTCAGCCCGATGCGTCGGCATGA
- a CDS encoding ATP-dependent Clp protease proteolytic subunit has product MKLPPLQRTVRVSGEIVRGTTDADFDRQLAAAGPAYELQVEIDTIGGDVGATCNMIEAARRHKHQFLTTVCTGKASSAGLLLFMIGSRRLMHPDAVCMMHLATTNGNADDPVAREISEHIVDIVAMKSRTDRRQVSQWVRAETWFTLNEARAYGLATGLVLCKLTSRPSLAGKNIARKLPEAGLRIADSIDSTEFLMRRMERQRRFGEAKSLGQAAVSVPPMPPGCFRTVADAPAHIRRQHASPTSVGPGTCWGAY; this is encoded by the coding sequence TTGAAGCTGCCACCACTTCAGCGAACGGTTCGCGTTTCCGGCGAGATCGTCCGCGGGACAACTGACGCCGACTTCGACCGGCAACTCGCCGCGGCCGGACCGGCCTATGAGCTGCAGGTGGAGATCGACACCATCGGCGGCGATGTCGGCGCGACGTGCAATATGATCGAGGCGGCGCGCCGGCACAAACACCAGTTTTTGACCACGGTCTGCACCGGCAAGGCATCGAGCGCAGGCTTGCTGTTGTTCATGATCGGCAGCAGACGGCTCATGCATCCGGACGCCGTTTGCATGATGCACCTGGCGACAACCAACGGGAATGCGGACGACCCGGTCGCCCGCGAAATCTCGGAACACATCGTCGACATCGTCGCCATGAAATCCCGCACGGATCGGCGGCAGGTGTCTCAGTGGGTTCGGGCCGAAACATGGTTCACTTTGAACGAGGCGCGCGCGTACGGTCTGGCGACCGGACTCGTCTTGTGCAAGCTCACTTCGCGCCCGTCATTGGCCGGGAAGAACATCGCCCGCAAGCTGCCTGAAGCCGGGCTGCGTATCGCCGATTCGATTGACTCGACCGAGTTCCTGATGCGGCGAATGGAGCGGCAGCGTCGGTTCGGTGAAGCGAAGTCGCTGGGTCAGGCGGCAGTCAGCGTCCCGCCAATGCCGCCGGGGTGTTTTCGCACCGTGGCCGACGCTCCGGCACACATTCGGCGGCAGCACGCTTCCCCGACGTCGGTCGGTCCGGGCACGTGCTGGGGCGCGTATTGA
- a CDS encoding DUF6475 domain-containing protein: protein MNRTEFGRAMAMLSASVGKPMPTEQVEAWHLLLGDLTRDELQAGIVGALSAHTYGGLPPVGLIRQHAKPELRVLACDVDTAAVSAWTGVVNAMRTHGGYATVDFSPLVNAVVRALGGWVRLTEQPSEDLLRYVRPQFLQTFKALAAAGVRQNESAPLPGIEDLDRARKGLPVDPPKVIDLRLPGPTARVLPALAGPQRERRLAHQAGDDQAMPDTMARELAAIGGGT, encoded by the coding sequence ATGAATCGAACTGAATTCGGTCGCGCCATGGCGATGCTCTCCGCGTCAGTCGGAAAGCCGATGCCCACTGAGCAAGTCGAAGCCTGGCACCTGCTTCTCGGCGACCTGACGCGCGACGAGCTGCAGGCCGGGATTGTCGGCGCCCTGTCCGCTCACACGTACGGCGGACTCCCGCCAGTCGGTCTGATCCGCCAGCACGCCAAGCCGGAACTGCGGGTCCTGGCTTGCGACGTCGACACGGCCGCGGTGAGCGCGTGGACTGGCGTGGTCAATGCAATGCGGACTCACGGAGGGTATGCGACCGTTGATTTCTCCCCGCTTGTGAACGCCGTGGTCCGGGCTCTCGGGGGATGGGTCAGACTCACCGAACAGCCGAGCGAGGATCTGTTGCGGTACGTCAGGCCGCAGTTCCTGCAGACGTTCAAGGCGCTGGCCGCCGCTGGTGTCAGGCAAAATGAGTCCGCCCCTCTGCCGGGAATCGAGGATCTGGACCGCGCGAGGAAGGGGCTGCCAGTCGATCCGCCGAAAGTGATCGATCTACGGCTGCCCGGACCGACTGCCCGCGTGCTACCCGCCCTGGCTGGCCCGCAGCGAGAGCGACGACTGGCACATCAGGCCGGCGACGATCAGGCGATGCCGGATACCATGGCGCGGGAGCTGGCCGCGATCGGAGGTGGCACGTGA
- a CDS encoding site-specific integrase, translated as MTKSRRKPAYTLHRPTGQARVRIGGKDHYLGEYGSPESRDRYDDLIAEWFASDGDVSRYSLTIDDLALLFMAHAEGYYRHKDGTPTGETTNLRHALGFVIRSHGRTRARDFGPLKLKDVRDAMISAGMCRSNVNRQIHRVKRLFAWGVENERVPAAVYQSLQAVAGLRRGRSKARESAPVAPVPQGTVDATLPHLPGVVADMVRLQLLCGARPGEICSIRPCDITRGLNGVWTYRPATHKTEHHGRERRIFIGPEGQAVLSRYLDRDPEAYCFWPAEADAERNAVRRANRRSPLTPSQAARKRKGRTHRARYTKDTYNRAVGRGCEMAFGMPAELRNVGRTVARLQDVTEKQRDAEKLRLSTAAAAWRAEYCWSPNQLRHSRATAIRERYGLEAAATVLGHADPRVTEIYAERDFAMAAKVMREIG; from the coding sequence ATGACGAAGTCACGACGGAAACCGGCCTACACGCTTCACCGCCCTACGGGGCAGGCCCGCGTGAGGATCGGCGGCAAGGATCACTATCTCGGCGAGTACGGCTCGCCTGAGTCCCGCGATCGATACGACGATCTGATTGCGGAGTGGTTCGCCAGCGACGGCGACGTGTCGCGGTACTCGCTCACGATCGATGACCTGGCCCTGCTGTTCATGGCGCACGCGGAAGGGTACTACCGGCACAAAGACGGCACTCCGACCGGCGAGACGACGAATCTGCGGCACGCGCTCGGATTCGTCATTCGGTCGCACGGTCGCACCCGCGCCAGAGACTTCGGGCCGCTGAAGCTGAAGGATGTCCGCGACGCGATGATTTCGGCGGGAATGTGCCGGTCGAACGTGAACCGGCAGATTCACAGGGTCAAGCGGCTGTTCGCCTGGGGAGTCGAGAACGAGCGCGTTCCCGCTGCGGTCTATCAGTCGCTGCAGGCCGTCGCCGGGCTGCGACGTGGCAGAAGCAAGGCCCGGGAGTCGGCTCCGGTTGCTCCGGTCCCGCAAGGAACTGTCGACGCGACGCTGCCGCATCTTCCGGGAGTGGTCGCCGACATGGTCCGGCTGCAGTTGCTCTGCGGGGCCCGACCGGGCGAAATCTGCTCGATCCGTCCGTGCGACATTACCCGCGGTCTGAACGGAGTCTGGACCTATCGGCCGGCGACGCATAAGACCGAGCACCACGGCCGCGAACGGAGAATCTTCATCGGCCCGGAAGGGCAGGCCGTGCTGTCCCGGTACCTGGACCGTGATCCCGAAGCATACTGCTTCTGGCCGGCTGAAGCGGATGCCGAGCGAAACGCCGTCCGTCGGGCGAATCGCAGATCCCCGCTGACTCCGTCACAGGCCGCCCGGAAGCGGAAGGGGCGGACACATCGGGCGCGCTACACCAAAGACACGTACAACCGGGCTGTCGGCCGCGGCTGCGAAATGGCGTTCGGGATGCCAGCGGAGCTGCGGAACGTCGGTCGCACAGTCGCGCGGCTGCAGGATGTGACCGAGAAGCAACGGGACGCCGAAAAGCTGCGGCTGAGCACGGCGGCTGCGGCCTGGCGTGCGGAATACTGCTGGTCGCCGAACCAACTGCGGCACAGTCGGGCAACTGCGATTCGCGAGCGGTACGGGCTGGAAGCGGCAGCAACGGTTCTGGGACACGCCGATCCCCGGGTGACGGAGATTTATGCAGAACGTGACTTCGCGATGGCGGCGAAAGTGATGCGCGAGATCGGATAG
- a CDS encoding RNA-binding S4 domain-containing protein, with amino-acid sequence MTEYLLPRKLTLDQFMKREGWVGTGGQAKYVIQSEMVRVNGAVETRRGRQMVVGDVVEFEGQRAVVQEDQDDVD; translated from the coding sequence ATGACCGAATACCTGTTGCCCCGCAAGCTGACCCTCGATCAGTTCATGAAGCGCGAAGGCTGGGTGGGGACCGGCGGCCAGGCCAAGTATGTGATTCAATCCGAGATGGTCCGCGTGAACGGCGCCGTCGAAACCCGCCGGGGACGGCAGATGGTCGTGGGCGACGTCGTCGAATTCGAAGGCCAACGGGCCGTGGTCCAGGAAGATCAAGACGATGTGGACTGA
- a CDS encoding lactonase family protein produces MPHFHGSRRSFLTTSAAIAGSLPFLSSSVLAQSDAPLMAYVGTFSSPLKDVLPTQVDLPPGNGRGIHYFQVNRQTGALTPAGSFDLGASPSCLAVNAAGTRLYSANETDHVGESKEGTASAFSVDRTNGKLTFLNTVRSGGAGPTYVSIHPSGRFLLVANYFGGSVSVLPILPDGRLGEATDVKQDDGPIGPTRAEHAPPGSFAISGHDRTHAHMIEADPSGKFVLHVDLGLDKIFVWKFDDQKGTLSPAATPFVALPPGDGPRHFYFHPNGRWFYSIQEEGSTIVLFDWDGATGKLSARQTISTLPPGYAGSNFCSEILVSADGKFVYAGNRLHDSIGIFAVGPTGELKYLGEEWTRGDYPRSFSFDPTGQFLYCCNQRADNVAVFRIHRQTGGLEFTGHYAPVGNPSIIVFLDLAKRN; encoded by the coding sequence ATGCCCCACTTCCACGGCTCCCGCCGCTCCTTTCTCACGACTTCCGCCGCCATCGCCGGATCTCTGCCATTTCTGAGCAGCAGCGTCCTCGCCCAGTCCGATGCGCCGTTGATGGCCTACGTCGGCACTTTCAGCTCCCCCTTGAAGGACGTCCTCCCGACCCAGGTCGACCTTCCCCCGGGCAACGGCCGCGGCATCCACTACTTCCAGGTCAACCGCCAGACCGGCGCACTCACTCCCGCCGGCTCCTTTGACCTCGGCGCCAGCCCCAGTTGCCTGGCCGTCAATGCCGCGGGAACTCGGCTCTACTCCGCCAACGAAACCGACCATGTCGGCGAATCGAAGGAAGGCACGGCCAGCGCCTTCTCCGTCGATCGGACGAACGGCAAGCTGACGTTCCTCAACACCGTCCGCTCTGGCGGCGCCGGTCCCACCTACGTCAGCATCCATCCCTCCGGACGTTTTCTGCTGGTAGCGAACTACTTTGGCGGCTCCGTTTCGGTCCTGCCGATCCTCCCTGACGGCCGGCTCGGCGAAGCCACTGACGTCAAGCAGGACGACGGTCCCATCGGTCCCACCCGCGCGGAACATGCTCCTCCCGGCAGCTTCGCCATCAGCGGCCACGACCGCACTCACGCCCACATGATCGAAGCCGATCCCTCGGGCAAGTTCGTGCTCCACGTCGATCTCGGACTGGACAAGATCTTCGTCTGGAAGTTCGACGACCAGAAGGGAACATTGTCGCCCGCCGCAACGCCCTTCGTCGCACTCCCGCCCGGCGATGGCCCGCGTCATTTTTACTTCCACCCGAACGGCCGCTGGTTCTATTCGATCCAGGAGGAAGGTTCGACCATCGTTCTCTTCGACTGGGATGGCGCGACTGGCAAGTTGTCGGCCCGCCAGACGATCTCGACTCTGCCGCCGGGTTATGCCGGCAGCAATTTCTGCTCGGAGATCCTGGTCTCCGCCGACGGGAAGTTCGTCTACGCAGGCAACCGCCTGCACGACAGCATCGGCATCTTCGCCGTCGGCCCGACCGGCGAGCTGAAATATCTCGGCGAAGAATGGACCCGCGGCGACTACCCCCGCAGCTTCAGCTTCGACCCCACCGGCCAGTTTCTCTACTGCTGCAACCAGCGGGCCGACAACGTCGCCGTCTTCCGGATCCATCGCCAGACCGGCGGCCTGGAATTCACCGGTCACTACGCCCCGGTCGGGAACCCGTCGATCATTGTTTTTCTGGATCTTGCGAAGCGGAACTGA
- a CDS encoding AAA family ATPase has translation MSETKPTPLIRRLHVRNFRSHVATDLTLDSVDVLFGPNTAGKSTLLDALWLLRDCGARGVSNATAKRGHGIGMLWREAAEGEQIQIGVECDDFRYEIRLGFVDGRVDDTPGETLTQVSTGEVLMQRKTGMQKVDIKKTGVPGLESTPLREPERLSLDVFQFYHPEMAGISRLDQAVRNIRYFHCRSFNLYSLRSRGSEAGTDWRLSDSGHNLWSILRNLQGRRAADDRYQTILGYLRRAFPSVDELVLDPSGPEYVTGSFLEYGSDFEVRPSAAADGLLQLLLILVAIFGENRQQSQSILLDEPETSLHPWAIFVLCEAVRDAVDHWGRQVLIASHSPVLLSYFEPSQLIEITPTRNGASLRRLSEREDVKDLLDQYAAGALYMSQLIGEQSSEPMVTVTSTSE, from the coding sequence ATGAGTGAGACGAAACCAACACCTCTGATTCGCAGATTGCATGTCCGCAACTTTCGATCGCATGTTGCGACCGACTTGACGCTTGACTCTGTCGACGTGCTCTTTGGTCCGAACACGGCTGGGAAATCGACGTTGCTGGATGCTCTCTGGCTGCTTCGAGACTGTGGAGCACGCGGCGTGTCGAACGCTACGGCCAAGCGAGGCCACGGGATTGGCATGCTCTGGCGCGAGGCTGCCGAGGGGGAGCAAATTCAAATTGGAGTCGAGTGCGACGACTTCCGCTACGAGATCCGGCTCGGATTTGTCGACGGTCGCGTGGATGACACGCCGGGAGAGACATTGACACAAGTCTCGACCGGTGAGGTACTGATGCAACGCAAAACCGGTATGCAGAAGGTTGACATCAAGAAGACTGGGGTTCCGGGCCTTGAGTCAACGCCTCTGCGCGAACCGGAGCGGCTGTCGCTCGATGTGTTTCAGTTCTACCATCCTGAAATGGCTGGCATTTCTCGACTTGATCAGGCGGTTCGAAATATCCGCTACTTTCACTGTCGATCGTTCAACCTCTACTCGTTGAGATCTCGCGGTTCGGAAGCGGGTACGGACTGGCGACTCAGCGATAGCGGGCACAATCTCTGGTCCATCCTGAGGAACCTCCAGGGCCGCCGCGCCGCTGATGACCGTTACCAGACAATCCTGGGCTATCTTCGCCGGGCTTTTCCGTCGGTAGACGAGCTCGTACTGGATCCATCGGGGCCGGAGTACGTCACAGGGAGTTTTCTCGAATATGGTTCAGATTTTGAGGTCCGACCTTCCGCAGCGGCCGACGGCCTTCTGCAGCTTCTGTTGATCCTTGTCGCGATCTTCGGAGAGAATCGACAGCAATCGCAGTCGATCCTGCTGGATGAGCCGGAGACGTCACTCCATCCCTGGGCGATCTTCGTCCTTTGCGAAGCAGTCCGGGATGCGGTGGACCATTGGGGCCGGCAGGTCCTGATCGCCTCACACTCCCCGGTACTGCTGAGTTACTTCGAACCGTCGCAGCTCATTGAGATCACCCCCACTCGCAATGGGGCGTCGCTGCGGCGATTGAGTGAACGCGAGGATGTGAAGGACCTCTTGGATCAATACGCCGCCGGGGCGCTTTACATGTCACAATTGATCGGAGAGCAGTCATCCGAACCGATGGTTACAGTGACTTCGACTTCGGAGTAA
- the ilvD gene encoding dihydroxy-acid dehydratase — MLNKISSRITQPKSQGASQAMLYGTGMTAEDMNKAQVGIASVWYDGNTCNMHLNKLAEKVKEGVVAADMVGMRFNTIGVSDGISMGTDGMSFSLQSRDLIADSIETVMCAQWYDANISIPGCDKNMPGCLIAMGRLNRPAIMVYGGTIRAGCTPRHPKLDIVSAFQAYGEYITGKMPEEERAEVIRCSIPGAGACGGMYTANTMASAIEAMGMSLPYSSSIPAEDPLKYAECLAAGKAIRNLLEKDIKPRDIMTRAAFENAMVFVMATGGSTNAVLHLIAMARSVDVPLTIDDFQKVSDRVPFIADLKPSGKYVMEDLHHVGGTPAVMKYLLEKGFLDGSCLTVTGKTIAENVKDVPGLAEGQRVIVPIETPIKESGHIRIMRGNFCPDGAVAKITGKEGLIFKGTARCYDSEEAMLAGMEHKEIQKGDVIIIRYEGPKGGPGMPEMLTPTSVIMGAGLGADVALITDGRFSGGSHGFIVGHVTPEAQEGGPIALVQTGDEITINAETNRIDVALSDEELAKRKAAFVTPPLKATRGTLHKYIKLVKTASEGCVTDE; from the coding sequence ATGCTCAACAAGATCTCCTCCCGCATCACGCAACCGAAATCCCAGGGCGCCTCGCAGGCCATGCTCTATGGCACCGGCATGACCGCCGAGGACATGAACAAGGCCCAGGTCGGCATCGCCAGCGTCTGGTACGACGGCAACACCTGCAACATGCACCTCAACAAGCTCGCCGAAAAGGTGAAGGAAGGGGTCGTCGCCGCCGACATGGTCGGCATGCGATTCAACACCATCGGCGTCAGCGACGGTATCTCGATGGGGACTGACGGCATGTCCTTCTCGCTGCAGTCGCGCGACCTGATCGCCGACAGCATCGAAACGGTGATGTGCGCCCAGTGGTACGACGCCAACATTTCGATCCCGGGTTGCGACAAGAACATGCCCGGCTGCCTGATCGCGATGGGACGGCTCAATCGTCCCGCGATCATGGTCTACGGCGGCACGATCCGCGCCGGCTGCACCCCCCGCCACCCGAAGCTGGATATCGTCTCCGCCTTCCAGGCGTACGGCGAATACATCACCGGCAAAATGCCCGAGGAGGAGCGGGCCGAAGTGATTCGTTGCAGCATCCCCGGCGCCGGGGCGTGCGGCGGCATGTATACGGCGAACACGATGGCTTCCGCGATCGAGGCGATGGGGATGTCGCTCCCCTACAGCTCGTCGATCCCTGCCGAAGATCCGCTCAAGTACGCCGAGTGTCTGGCCGCCGGCAAGGCGATCCGCAATCTGCTGGAAAAGGACATCAAGCCCCGAGACATCATGACCCGCGCCGCGTTCGAAAACGCGATGGTGTTCGTCATGGCGACCGGCGGCTCGACCAACGCCGTGCTCCACCTGATCGCCATGGCCCGCTCAGTGGACGTCCCTCTGACGATCGACGATTTCCAGAAGGTCAGCGACCGCGTGCCGTTCATCGCCGACCTCAAGCCGAGCGGCAAGTACGTGATGGAAGACCTGCACCACGTCGGCGGCACGCCGGCCGTGATGAAGTATCTCCTTGAGAAGGGCTTCCTCGACGGCTCCTGCCTGACCGTGACCGGCAAGACGATTGCAGAAAACGTCAAGGACGTTCCGGGTCTCGCCGAAGGCCAGCGGGTGATCGTTCCGATCGAAACGCCGATCAAGGAATCGGGCCACATCCGGATCATGCGCGGCAACTTCTGTCCTGACGGGGCGGTGGCCAAGATCACCGGCAAGGAAGGGCTGATCTTCAAGGGGACGGCCCGCTGTTACGACAGCGAAGAAGCCATGCTCGCCGGGATGGAGCACAAGGAAATCCAGAAGGGAGACGTGATCATCATCCGGTACGAAGGCCCCAAGGGCGGCCCCGGCATGCCGGAAATGCTCACGCCGACTTCGGTCATCATGGGGGCCGGCCTCGGCGCCGACGTGGCCCTGATCACCGACGGCCGGTTCAGCGGCGGATCGCACGGCTTCATCGTGGGTCACGTGACCCCCGAAGCCCAGGAGGGGGGGCCGATCGCCCTGGTCCAGACGGGCGACGAGATCACGATCAACGCTGAAACGAACCGGATTGACGTCGCCCTGTCGGACGAAGAGCTCGCGAAGCGGAAAGCCGCCTTTGTGACTCCGCCGCTGAAGGCGACGCGCGGCACGCTGCACAAGTACATCAAGCTGGTGAAGACGGCGAGCGAAGGCTGTGTGACGGATGAGTGA
- a CDS encoding putative quinol monooxygenase, protein MIYVNVVLTVKDAADVPQIRSLLSEQCRLSRLEPGCVRFEVYHSTSDQRIFILNEHWETQGALDVHRTATAYTTIYQPQVLPKVDRVPHPSELVLP, encoded by the coding sequence ATGATTTACGTCAATGTGGTGCTCACTGTGAAGGACGCGGCCGACGTCCCCCAGATCCGCTCGCTCCTCTCCGAACAATGCCGCCTGTCCCGCCTGGAGCCCGGTTGCGTCCGCTTCGAGGTTTATCACTCGACAAGCGACCAGAGAATTTTCATCTTGAACGAGCACTGGGAAACGCAGGGCGCGCTGGACGTCCACCGCACCGCGACCGCCTACACCACGATTTACCAGCCCCAGGTTCTCCCCAAAGTCGACCGCGTGCCGCATCCGTCGGAACTCGTCCTCCCATAA